The following are encoded together in the Glycine max cultivar Williams 82 chromosome 8, Glycine_max_v4.0, whole genome shotgun sequence genome:
- the LOC100789618 gene encoding LOW QUALITY PROTEIN: metacaspase-6 (The sequence of the model RefSeq protein was modified relative to this genomic sequence to represent the inferred CDS: inserted 4 bases in 2 codons; substituted 1 base at 1 genomic stop codon), with amino-acid sequence MAKRGVLIGCNXPGTKAELKGCINDXHKCLINIYGFSEKDIIVLIDTXQPTGKNIRVALSKLVRSAKPGDVLFVHYSRHATRLPPEMDEEDNTGYDECILPADCYIIIDDDFRQFVDKVPRGCKITIVSDCCHSGGLIEAAKEQIGDSTNEEGQNSPSLFHFKNLFHRNMEQEEEEETIVKNRSLPLSTLTEILKQKSGKDDDIEIGKLRHTLFGEDASPKVKKYMNLVINKLQHGTSGGERGGGHTILGLVGDLAQQFFEQKLNDDDNHDEEYAKRGWSKREEHHAASIKRNILDCGILLSGCQSDQTSADFASPYGNSDAAYGAFSNVIQSIIEETDGAVTNRELVLKARMVLKSQGFDQKPGLYCSDNNVNASFLC; translated from the exons ATGGCTAAGAGGGGAGTGTTAATAGGATGCAACTAGCCAGGCACAAAGGCTGAGTTGAAAGGGTGCATTAACGA GCACAAGTGCCTCATCAACATATATGGATTCTCAGAAAAAGACATAATTGTCCTCATTGACAC CCAACCCACAGGCAAGAACATCAGAGTGGCACTGTCCAAGCTGGTCCGGTCAGCCAAGCCCGGAGATGTTCTCTTTGTCCACTACAGCCGCCACGCCACGCGCCTCCCGCCGGAGATGGATGAGGAGGACAACACCGGCTATGATGAGTGCATTCTTCCTGCTGACTGCTACATAAT AATAGATGATGATTTCAGGCAATTTGTAGACAAGGTTCCAAGGGGTTGTAAAATCACAATCGTTTCAGATTGTTGCCATAGTGGTGGTCTAATAGAAGCAGCCAAGGAACAAATAGGAGATAGCACAAACGAAGAAGGCCAAAACTCACCCTCTCTATTTCACTTCAAAAACCTCTTCCATCGAAACAtggaacaagaagaagaagaagaaaccatCGTGAAGAATCGTTCTTTGCCTCTTTCAACACTCACAGAAATACTCAAGCAAAAAAGTGGCAAGGATGATGACATAGAAATTGGGAAACTAAGACACACACTCTTTGGGGAAGATGCAAGCCCCAAAGTGAAGAAATATATGAATTTAGTCATAAACAAACTACAACATGGAACAAGTGGTGGCGAGAGAGGAGGAGGACACACAATTCTGGGGCTGGTGGGTGATCTTGCACAACAATTTTTCGAACAAAAGCTAAATGACGATGACAACCACGACGAGGAATATGCAAAACGTGGGTGGAGCAAGAGGGAGGAACATCATGCTGCATCAATCAAGCGCAACATTTTGGATTGTGGGATTCTGTTGAGTGGTTGCCAGAGTGACCAAACTTCTGCGGATTTCGCAAGTCCTTATGGAAATTCGGACGCGGCTTATGGGGCCTTCAGCAATGTGATTCAGAGCATAATTGAAGAGACTGATGGTGCAGTCACAAACAGGGAGCTTGTGCTGAAGGCTAGGATGGTGCTTAAGAGCCAGGGTTTTGATCAGAAGCCTGGACTGTATTGCAGTGACAACAATGTTAATGCTTCTTTTCTGTGTTGA
- the LOC100790153 gene encoding E3 ubiquitin-protein ligase RGLG4 has product MGNLFGKNKKRDTESANNNKGRGGRIYTAVTTRGLPPHFPTQLPHSQPPPLLYPTLEPPPPPPPPPPPPALPQSMSKKPSFARVFAKQSSSVMNNNQSAAKKYALIRDNFSTLEQVTTALRKEGLESSNLILGIDFTKSNEWTGRISFNKRSLHAIGSTPNPYEKAISIIGKTLAPFDDDNLIPCFGFGDATTHDQEVFSFHSDHSPCHGFEEVLACYQKIVPNLKLSGPTSYAPVIEAAIDIVEKNRGQFHVLVIVADGQVTRSVDTSDGELSPQEEKTIKAVVDASAYPLAIVLVGVGDGPWEDMRKFDDKIPARDYDNFQFVNFTEIMSKNISPSEKEAAFALAALMEIPFQYKATMEFGILGRVTGRAKRIVPKPPPVPYSRPAPSINTAASSGDDQNQTACPVCLTNARDLAFGCGHMTCRECGHKLTNCPMCRERITSRLRVYSG; this is encoded by the exons ATGGGAAACCTCTTTGGCAAAAATAAAAAGCGTGACACTGAAAGTGCCAACAATAATAAAGGAAGAGGTGGAAGAATCTACACTGCCGTGACCACAAGAGGCTTACCACCTCATTTCCCAACACAATTACCTCATTCACAGCCTCCACCGCTATTATATCCAACTCTAGAACCTCCGCCACCgccaccgccgccgccgccgccaccgGCACTACCACAATCCATGTCCAAGAAACCAAGTTTTGCGAGAGTTTTCGCTAAACAAAGCTCTTCAGTCATGAACAACAATCAATCTGCTGCCAAGAAGTATGCTTTGATTCGTGATAACTTCTCTACCCTTGAACAG GTGACTACAGCCCTGAGGAAAGAAGGATTAGAATCATCAAATCTCATCCTTGGAATTGATTTTACAAAGAGCAATGAATGGACTG GCAGAATCTCATTCAATAAAAGAAGCCTGCATGCTATTGGAAGTACACCTAACCCTTACGAGAAGGCCATCTCTATTATTGGCAAGACATTGGCTCCCTTTGATGATGATAACTTGATTCCATGTTTTGGATTTGGTGATG CTACTACCCATGATCAAGAAGTGTTTAGCTTTCACAGTGATCATTCACCTTGCCATGGCTTTGAGGAAGTTTTGGCCTGCTACCAGAAAATAGTTCCAAACTTGAAACTTTCAG GACCAACTTCTTATGCCCCGGTGATTGAGGCTGCTATAGACATTGTGGAGAAAAATCGTGGCCAATTCCATGTGTTGGTTATAGTTGCTGATGGCCAG GTTACAAGAAGTGTCGACACAAGTGATGGAGAACTCAGTCctcaagaagaaaaaacaattaaagcAGTAGTTGATGCAAG CGCATATCCGCTTGCGATAGTTCTGGTTGGAGTTGGTGACGGGCCTTGGGAAGACATGAGAAAATTTGATGACAAGATACCAGCACGTGATTACGATAATTTTCAG TTTGTTAATTTCACGGAAATCATGTCCAAAAACATAAGCCCGTCGGAAAAAGAAGCAGCTTTTGCTCTGGCTGCTCTCATGGAGATCCCCTTCCAATATAAAGCAACCATGGAATTCGGAATACTCGG ACGTGTAACAGGAAGAGCAAAGAGAATAGTTCCAAAACCTCCTCCTGTTCCTTATTCTAGGCCTGCACCCAGCATTAATACAGCAGCATCCTCCGGAGATGACCAAAACCAAACG GCCTGCCCAGTTTGTTTGACCAATGCAAGAGATTTGGCCTTTGGATGTGGGCACATG ACTTGCAGAGAGTGTGGACACAAATTAACTAATTGTCCCATGTGCCGAGAGAGGATCACTAGTCGTCTCAGGGTGTACAGCGGGTGA